A genomic stretch from Thermococcus sp. MV5 includes:
- the porD gene encoding pyruvate synthase subunit PorD, with protein sequence MAESPFKADIERVQKEYSEKMTPGAVVYIPGSSVVNKTGGWRVFMPQFDKDKCIRCFLCYTLCPEPAIYLDEESYPVFDYDYCKGCGICANECPTKAIEMVRESK encoded by the coding sequence ATGGCTGAAAGTCCGTTCAAAGCTGATATTGAGAGAGTGCAAAAGGAGTATAGTGAAAAAATGACACCTGGAGCAGTAGTCTACATTCCTGGAAGCAGCGTCGTTAACAAGACTGGTGGATGGAGAGTTTTCATGCCACAGTTTGACAAAGATAAGTGTATTAGATGTTTCCTATGTTACACCCTATGTCCAGAACCAGCTATATACTTGGATGAAGAAAGCTATCCTGTTTTCGACTATGATTATTGTAAGGGCTGTGGAATTTGTGCAAATGAATGCCCAACTAAAGCAATTGAAATGGTTAGAGAAAGCAAATGA